In Pseudomonas sp. MYb327, one DNA window encodes the following:
- a CDS encoding sigma-54 dependent transcriptional regulator — protein sequence MSRQKVLIVDDEPDIRELLEITLGRMKLHTFSARNAGEALALLKREAFDLCLTDMRLPDGTGLELVQHIQQRYPQTPVAMITAYGNVETAINALKAGAFDFLSKPVDLARLRELVNSALLLPAPGAAIDRRLLGDSPPMRNLRKQIDKLARSQAPVYISGESGSGKELVARLIHERGPRANQRFVPVNCGAIPSELMESEFFGHRKGSFSGAIEDKPGLFQAAQGGTLFLDEVADLPLPMQVKLLRAIQEKAIRSVGGQQEEVVDVRVLCATHKDLDAEVAAERFRQDLYYRLNVIELRVPPLRERRDDIETLAGHVLTRLATDTGQPEAKLQPQALAALKSYRFPGNVRELENMLERAHTLCENKQIEASDLRLAEGNCSAEEGLPDLTQIDNLEVYLENVERQLLLQALEETRWNRTAAAQRLNLSFRSMRYRLKKLGLD from the coding sequence ATGTCACGGCAAAAAGTCCTGATCGTCGACGACGAACCGGATATTCGCGAACTCCTGGAAATCACCCTGGGACGGATGAAGCTCCATACCTTCAGTGCCCGAAATGCTGGCGAGGCCTTGGCCCTGCTCAAACGCGAGGCATTCGATTTGTGCCTGACCGACATGCGTCTACCCGACGGCACCGGTCTGGAACTGGTGCAGCACATCCAGCAACGCTACCCGCAAACGCCGGTGGCCATGATCACCGCCTATGGCAATGTAGAAACAGCGATCAACGCCCTGAAGGCCGGCGCGTTCGACTTCCTGAGCAAACCGGTGGACCTCGCCCGCCTGCGGGAGTTGGTCAACAGCGCCCTGCTGCTGCCCGCCCCCGGCGCGGCTATCGATCGTCGTTTGCTTGGTGACTCACCGCCCATGCGCAATCTGCGCAAACAGATCGACAAGCTGGCGCGCAGCCAGGCGCCGGTTTACATCAGCGGCGAGTCCGGCAGCGGCAAGGAGTTGGTCGCACGGCTGATTCACGAACGCGGACCGCGTGCCAATCAACGGTTTGTACCGGTCAACTGTGGCGCGATTCCGTCGGAACTGATGGAGAGCGAGTTTTTCGGTCACCGCAAAGGCAGCTTCAGCGGCGCCATCGAAGACAAACCAGGGCTGTTTCAGGCAGCTCAGGGCGGCACCTTATTTCTTGATGAAGTGGCAGATCTGCCGCTGCCGATGCAGGTCAAACTGCTGCGAGCCATTCAGGAAAAAGCCATACGCAGCGTCGGCGGGCAACAGGAAGAAGTGGTCGATGTGCGCGTTCTATGCGCCACCCATAAAGACCTCGATGCCGAAGTCGCCGCTGAACGCTTTCGTCAGGATTTGTACTACCGCTTGAACGTGATCGAACTGCGGGTTCCGCCTCTGCGCGAACGTCGCGATGACATCGAGACGCTGGCCGGCCATGTGCTCACGCGGCTTGCGACTGACACCGGCCAGCCCGAAGCAAAACTCCAGCCCCAAGCCCTCGCAGCACTGAAAAGCTACCGCTTTCCGGGCAACGTCCGGGAACTGGAAAACATGCTCGAACGGGCGCATACGCTGTGCGAAAACAAACAGATCGAGGCCAGCGACCTGCGTTTGGCCGAAGGCAACTGTTCTGCAGAAGAGGGATTGCCGGACCTGACGCAGATCGACAATCTGGAGGTCTATCTGGAGAACGTCGAGCGTCAGCTACTCCTTCAGGCATTGGAGGAAACCCGCTGGAACCGCACGGCGGCGGCTCAGCGGTTGAATCT
- a CDS encoding ATP-binding protein, translating to MIAETSSPGGKQAQRLLRLYHLYRLSVGITLVLLISSNMDNRLLTSANDDLLRGGSWLYLVLNTLLVVFVETTRRPTHLFGLALIDVLLLCGLFYAAGGVASAIGNLLIVSVAISNTLLRRRIGLLIAAVGAIGIVGLSFLLSFSHPASPNDYLQVGTLGALCFAAALLVQALIRRLEVSETLAEQKASEVVGLETLNALILQRMRTGILVLDEQRRVQLANHSALSLLASERLEGRLIDEHFPALVERLQMWLNNPTLRPQSLKIASSGQELQPSFIALDSSPNHQTLVFLEDLAQIAQQAQQLKLAALGRLTAGIAHEIRNPLGAISHAAQLLRESEELNGADRRLTQIIQDHSQRMNRVIENVLQLSRRQQTLPQRLDLKPWLEQFVAEIRERATDRQQIHLRIAAGEFKTLMDPNQLHQILDNLIRNAWRHSAQDHDMAQVWLELFIDQTSQLPILEVIDDGPGVAADLQAQLFEPFFTTSHQGTGLGLYLSRELCESNQARLDFKPRQGGGCFRITFAHGRKQS from the coding sequence GTGATCGCTGAGACCTCCAGTCCCGGCGGCAAACAGGCCCAGCGACTGCTGCGTCTTTATCATCTCTACCGCTTAAGCGTCGGCATTACGCTGGTGTTGTTGATTTCCAGCAACATGGACAACCGGCTGCTGACCTCCGCCAATGACGACCTGCTGCGCGGTGGAAGCTGGTTGTACCTTGTGCTGAATACCCTGCTGGTGGTCTTCGTCGAGACCACCCGCCGACCGACGCATCTGTTCGGTCTGGCGTTGATCGACGTCCTGCTGTTATGCGGCCTGTTCTACGCCGCTGGCGGCGTAGCCAGCGCCATTGGTAACTTGCTGATCGTCTCGGTGGCCATCAGCAATACCTTGTTGCGAAGGCGAATCGGCCTGCTGATTGCCGCCGTCGGCGCGATCGGAATCGTGGGCCTGAGCTTCCTGCTGAGCTTCAGTCATCCCGCCAGTCCTAACGATTATCTGCAAGTCGGCACTCTCGGCGCCTTGTGTTTTGCCGCGGCCTTGCTGGTGCAGGCCCTGATCCGGCGACTGGAGGTCAGCGAAACCCTGGCCGAACAAAAGGCCAGTGAAGTCGTCGGCCTGGAAACACTCAATGCGCTGATCCTGCAACGCATGCGCACCGGCATCCTGGTGCTCGATGAGCAACGACGCGTGCAACTGGCCAACCATAGCGCCTTGAGCCTGCTCGCTAGCGAGCGTCTCGAAGGCCGGCTGATTGACGAACACTTCCCGGCCTTGGTGGAACGCCTGCAGATGTGGCTCAACAACCCCACACTGCGCCCGCAGAGCCTGAAAATTGCCAGCAGCGGCCAGGAACTGCAACCGAGCTTCATTGCGCTGGACTCAAGTCCGAACCACCAGACACTGGTCTTTCTCGAAGACCTCGCCCAGATCGCCCAACAGGCGCAGCAACTCAAGCTCGCTGCCCTCGGGCGCCTCACCGCTGGTATCGCCCATGAAATCCGCAACCCGCTGGGCGCCATTAGTCATGCCGCGCAGCTATTGCGTGAATCAGAGGAACTGAACGGCGCGGATCGACGTCTGACGCAGATTATTCAAGACCACTCTCAGCGAATGAATCGGGTTATCGAAAACGTCCTGCAATTGTCCCGGCGCCAGCAAACCTTGCCGCAACGACTCGACCTGAAACCTTGGCTGGAACAGTTCGTGGCCGAAATCCGTGAGCGAGCGACTGATCGCCAGCAGATTCATCTGCGCATCGCTGCGGGAGAATTCAAGACTTTGATGGACCCGAACCAGCTACACCAGATACTCGACAACCTCATCCGCAATGCCTGGCGTCACAGCGCCCAGGATCACGACATGGCGCAGGTTTGGCTGGAGTTGTTCATTGATCAGACCAGTCAATTGCCAATCCTCGAAGTCATCGACGACGGCCCCGGTGTGGCCGCCGACCTTCAAGCGCAGTTATTCGAGCCGTTCTTCACCACCAGTCACCAAGGCACTGGCCTGGGGCTGTATCTGTCCCGTGAGCTGTGCGAAAGCAACCAGGCCCGCCTAGACTTCAAACCACGCCAAGGCGGCGGCTGCTTTCGGATCACCTTTGCTCACGGACGGAAACAAAGTTGA
- a CDS encoding PP0621 family protein, with amino-acid sequence MLRLLFWIAVIAAAVWFWRKYKGQASAPKSSAELEAAPMVRCAHCGVHLPRDRALSLQQQWYCSQAHLEQGPGPSDR; translated from the coding sequence ATGCTTCGTTTATTATTCTGGATCGCCGTGATTGCCGCCGCCGTGTGGTTCTGGCGCAAGTACAAGGGCCAGGCTTCTGCACCCAAATCTTCCGCCGAGCTGGAAGCGGCGCCCATGGTCCGCTGCGCCCATTGCGGCGTGCACCTGCCCCGCGACCGTGCGCTGAGCCTTCAACAACAGTGGTATTGCAGCCAGGCTCACCTTGAGCAAGGCCCCGGTCCAAGTGATCGCTGA
- a CDS encoding outer membrane protein assembly factor BamD: protein MQVKHLLLIAILALTAACSSKEVVDENLSEVELYQQAQADLDNNSYTSATAKLKALESRYPFGRYADQAQLELIYANYKNAEPEAAKAAAERFIRLHPQHPNVDYAYYLKGLTSFDQDVGLLSRFLPLDMTKRDPGAARDSYNEFAQLTSRFPNSRYSPDAKQRMIYLRNLLAAYEIHVAHYYLTRQAYVAAANRGRYVVENFQETPSVADGLAVMTEAYQRLHLDELATTSLETLKLNYPNHPSLVDGQFVPSMDEADNRSWLSKATLGLIESRPPLPPGETRANQDVQKQFQDAKDAIPNELKPKDADGDVIKEEEHEAEGNNEDRSWFSYMTFGVFD from the coding sequence ATGCAAGTGAAACACCTGCTGCTGATCGCCATCCTCGCATTGACCGCTGCTTGCTCATCGAAGGAAGTCGTAGACGAAAACCTGAGTGAAGTCGAGTTGTACCAACAGGCTCAGGCTGATCTGGACAACAACAGCTACACCAGCGCTACCGCCAAGCTGAAGGCTCTGGAATCGCGTTATCCGTTCGGTCGCTATGCCGACCAGGCGCAACTCGAACTCATCTACGCCAACTACAAGAATGCCGAGCCAGAGGCTGCGAAAGCCGCTGCCGAGCGCTTCATTCGTCTGCACCCGCAGCATCCGAACGTCGATTACGCCTACTACCTCAAGGGTCTGACTTCTTTCGACCAGGACGTCGGCCTGCTGTCGCGCTTCCTGCCGCTGGACATGACCAAGCGTGACCCTGGCGCCGCCCGCGACTCCTACAACGAGTTCGCCCAGCTGACCAGCCGCTTCCCGAACAGCCGCTACTCGCCGGATGCCAAGCAGCGCATGATCTACCTGCGCAACCTGCTGGCCGCCTATGAGATTCACGTTGCCCACTACTACCTGACCCGTCAGGCCTATGTTGCCGCCGCGAACCGTGGCCGTTACGTAGTGGAAAACTTCCAGGAAACCCCTTCGGTGGCCGACGGCCTGGCGGTGATGACCGAAGCCTATCAGCGTCTGCACCTGGACGAACTGGCGACCACCAGCCTCGAAACCTTGAAGCTCAACTACCCGAATCACCCAAGCCTGGTGGACGGTCAGTTCGTGCCGTCGATGGACGAAGCCGATAACCGTTCATGGCTGAGCAAGGCGACCCTGGGCCTGATCGAATCCCGTCCTCCGCTGCCGCCGGGAGAAACCCGCGCCAACCAGGACGTGCAGAAGCAATTCCAGGACGCCAAAGACGCGATTCCGAACGAGCTCAAGCCTAAAGATGCCGATGGCGACGTGATCAAGGAAGAGGAACACGAAGCGGAAGGCAACAATGAAGACCGCTCGTGGTTCAGCTACATGACCTTCGGCGTGTTCGACTGA
- the rluD gene encoding 23S rRNA pseudouridine(1911/1915/1917) synthase RluD encodes MSDKIELRAEVPSELGGQRLDQVAAQLFAEHSRSRLSAWIKDGRLTVDGAVIRPRDIVHGGAILELTAEQEAQGEWIAQDIELDIVYEDDDILVINKPAGLVVHPAAGHADGTLLNALLHHVPDIINVPRAGIVHRLDKDTTGLMVVAKTIQAQTQLVTQLQSRSVSRIYECIVIGVVTAGGKINAPIGRHGQQRQRMAVMEGGKQAVSHYRVLERFRSHTHVRVKLETGRTHQIRVHMAHINYPLVGDPAYGGRFRIPPAANPTMVESLKNFPRQALHARFLELDHPTTGQRMSWESPLPEDFVWLLTLLKQDREAFIG; translated from the coding sequence ATGTCCGATAAAATTGAACTTCGCGCAGAGGTGCCGTCCGAATTGGGCGGCCAACGCCTCGATCAAGTCGCCGCACAATTATTCGCTGAGCACTCGCGCTCGCGCCTTTCCGCCTGGATCAAAGACGGCCGCCTGACTGTGGATGGGGCGGTTATCCGCCCGCGAGACATCGTTCACGGTGGCGCCATTCTTGAACTCACTGCCGAGCAGGAAGCTCAGGGCGAATGGATCGCTCAAGACATCGAGCTGGACATCGTCTATGAAGATGACGACATCCTGGTGATCAACAAGCCTGCGGGCCTGGTGGTGCATCCGGCTGCTGGCCACGCTGATGGCACCTTGCTCAATGCCTTGCTGCACCACGTGCCGGACATCATTAATGTGCCCCGCGCCGGTATCGTGCATCGCCTGGACAAGGACACCACCGGTCTGATGGTGGTGGCCAAGACCATTCAAGCGCAGACGCAGCTGGTTACACAGTTGCAGAGCCGTAGCGTCAGCCGCATCTATGAATGCATCGTGATCGGCGTAGTAACGGCGGGCGGCAAGATCAACGCGCCAATCGGTCGTCATGGTCAGCAACGCCAACGCATGGCCGTGATGGAAGGTGGTAAACAAGCCGTCAGCCATTACCGCGTGCTTGAGCGTTTCCGTTCCCACACCCACGTGCGGGTGAAGCTGGAAACCGGTCGTACGCACCAGATTCGCGTGCACATGGCGCACATCAACTACCCGTTGGTCGGAGATCCTGCCTACGGCGGTCGTTTCCGTATTCCGCCTGCGGCAAACCCCACCATGGTCGAATCCCTGAAAAATTTCCCGCGTCAGGCGCTGCATGCGCGTTTCCTGGAACTGGATCACCCGACCACCGGTCAGCGCATGAGCTGGGAGTCGCCGTTGCCGGAAGACTTCGTCTGGTTGCTGACCCTGCTTAAGCAAGACCGCGAGGCGTTCATCGGATGA
- the pgeF gene encoding peptidoglycan editing factor PgeF, whose translation MSDWLIPDWPAPAGVKACVTTRAGGVSLAPFVSLNLGDHVEDSPEAVAENRRRLTDCFSIQPAWLQQVHGIVVAHADPRRVVTADASWTATPGIACAAMTADCLPALFCDRAGTRVAAAHAGWRGLAAGVLEATLDSLDVPPAEVLVWLGPAIGPQAFEVGPEVRETFVQQLSQAAEAFVPSQNTGKFMADIYMLARLRLAARGVTAVYGGGFCTVNDPRFFSYRRSPRTGRFASLIWLER comes from the coding sequence ATGAGTGACTGGCTGATTCCTGACTGGCCCGCGCCGGCCGGGGTCAAAGCCTGCGTCACCACCCGTGCGGGCGGCGTCAGTCTGGCGCCGTTCGTCAGCCTCAACCTCGGTGATCACGTCGAGGACAGCCCTGAAGCTGTCGCCGAAAACCGCCGTCGTCTTACTGATTGTTTCTCTATTCAGCCGGCCTGGTTGCAGCAGGTCCACGGCATTGTCGTGGCACATGCGGACCCGCGCCGGGTGGTCACTGCCGACGCCAGTTGGACGGCAACGCCCGGCATTGCTTGTGCAGCCATGACGGCCGATTGCCTGCCAGCGCTGTTTTGCGATCGCGCCGGCACTCGCGTTGCGGCGGCCCATGCTGGATGGCGCGGGTTGGCGGCGGGTGTGCTCGAAGCGACGCTCGACAGTCTGGACGTCCCTCCTGCCGAAGTATTGGTATGGCTAGGCCCGGCCATTGGCCCGCAAGCCTTTGAAGTCGGCCCGGAAGTACGCGAGACCTTCGTCCAGCAGTTGTCGCAAGCGGCCGAAGCTTTTGTGCCAAGCCAAAACACCGGCAAGTTCATGGCCGACATCTATATGCTCGCGCGTTTGCGTCTGGCAGCCCGCGGTGTAACGGCGGTTTACGGCGGCGGATTCTGCACTGTCAACGATCCTCGATTCTTTTCTTACCGCCGCAGTCCCCGCACCGGTCGATTTGCCTCCCTTATCTGGCTCGAACGCTAG
- the clpB gene encoding ATP-dependent chaperone ClpB, with product MRIDRLTSKLQLALSDAQSLAVGLDHPAIEPAHLMQALLEQQGGSIKPLLMQVGFDINSLRKELTKELDQLPKIQNPTGDVNMSQDLARLLNQADRLAQQKGDQFISSELVLLAAMDENSKLGKLLLGQGVSKKALENAINNLRGGEAVNDANHEESRQALDKYTVDLTKRAEDGKLDPVIGRDDEIRRTIQVLQRRTKNNPVLIGEPGVGKTAIAEGLAQRIINGEVPDGLKGKRLLSLDMGALIAGAKYRGEFEERLKSLLNELSKQEGQIILFIDELHTMVGAGKGEGSMDAGNMLKPALARGELHCVGATTLNEYRQYIEKDAALERRFQKVLVDEPSEEDTIAILRGLKERYEVHHKVAITDGAIIAAAKLSHRYITDRQLPDKAIDLIDEAASRIRMEIDSKPEVLDRLERRLIQLKVESQALKKESDEAAIKRLEKLQEEIVRLEREYSDLEEIWNSEKAEVQGSAQIQQKIEQSRQELETARRKGDLNRMAELQYGVIPDLERSLQMVDQHGKSENQLLRSKVTEEEIAEVVSKWTGIPVSKMLEGERDKLMKMESLLHQRVIGQDEAVVAVSNAVRRSRAGLSDPNRPSGSFMFLGPTGVGKTELCKALAEFLFDTEEAMVRIDMSEFMEKHSVARLIGAPPGYVGYEEGGYLTEAVRRKPYSVILLDEVEKAHPDVFNILLQVLEDGRLTDSHGRTVDFKNTVIVMTSNLGSVQIQELVGDREAQRAAVMDAISSHFRPEFINRVDEVVIFEPLARDQIAGITEIQLGRLRSRLTERELTLELSPEAMDKLIAVGYDPVYGARPLKRAIQRWIENPLAQLILSGRFMPGDTAKGVVENDEIVFV from the coding sequence ATGCGTATAGACCGTTTAACAAGTAAGTTGCAGTTAGCCTTGTCCGACGCCCAATCCCTGGCCGTTGGGCTCGATCATCCGGCCATCGAGCCGGCGCATTTGATGCAAGCATTGCTCGAACAGCAGGGTGGCTCGATCAAGCCCTTGCTAATGCAGGTGGGCTTCGACATCAACAGCCTGCGTAAAGAGCTGACCAAAGAACTCGATCAGTTGCCAAAAATCCAGAACCCGACCGGCGACGTCAACATGTCGCAGGATCTGGCGCGCTTGCTCAACCAGGCCGACCGTCTGGCCCAGCAGAAGGGCGATCAATTCATTTCCAGCGAGTTGGTATTGCTCGCTGCCATGGATGAGAACAGCAAGCTCGGCAAGCTGCTGCTCGGCCAGGGTGTGAGCAAGAAAGCCCTGGAAAACGCGATCAACAACCTGCGCGGTGGCGAGGCGGTCAACGACGCCAACCACGAAGAGTCGCGCCAGGCGCTGGATAAATACACGGTAGACCTGACCAAGCGTGCCGAAGACGGCAAGCTCGACCCGGTGATCGGCCGTGACGACGAGATCCGTCGGACCATCCAGGTGCTGCAGCGTCGCACCAAGAACAACCCGGTATTGATCGGTGAGCCTGGCGTGGGTAAAACCGCCATCGCCGAAGGCTTGGCCCAGCGCATCATCAATGGCGAAGTGCCGGATGGCCTGAAGGGCAAGCGTCTGCTGTCCCTGGACATGGGGGCGCTGATTGCCGGTGCCAAGTATCGCGGTGAGTTCGAGGAACGCCTGAAATCCCTGCTTAATGAACTGTCCAAGCAGGAAGGGCAGATCATTCTGTTCATCGACGAACTGCACACCATGGTCGGCGCCGGTAAGGGCGAAGGCTCGATGGACGCGGGCAACATGCTCAAGCCGGCATTGGCTCGCGGTGAGCTGCATTGCGTCGGCGCGACCACGCTCAACGAATACCGCCAATACATAGAGAAGGACGCCGCCCTTGAGCGACGCTTCCAGAAAGTGTTGGTGGACGAGCCGAGTGAAGAAGACACCATCGCCATCCTGCGTGGCCTGAAAGAGCGTTACGAGGTTCACCACAAGGTGGCGATCACTGACGGCGCGATCATCGCGGCGGCCAAACTCAGCCATCGCTACATCACTGACCGTCAGTTGCCCGACAAGGCCATCGACCTGATCGACGAAGCTGCCAGCCGCATCCGCATGGAGATCGACTCCAAGCCCGAAGTGCTGGATCGTCTGGAACGTCGCCTGATTCAGTTGAAGGTGGAATCCCAGGCGCTGAAGAAAGAGAGCGACGAAGCAGCGATCAAACGCCTGGAAAAACTCCAGGAAGAAATCGTTCGTCTTGAACGTGAATACTCGGATCTGGAAGAAATCTGGAACTCGGAAAAAGCCGAGGTACAAGGCTCCGCTCAGATTCAGCAGAAGATCGAACAGTCCCGTCAGGAACTGGAAACCGCACGCCGTAAAGGCGACCTGAACCGCATGGCCGAGTTGCAGTACGGGGTGATCCCGGATCTGGAGCGCAGCCTGCAAATGGTCGACCAGCATGGCAAGAGCGAAAACCAGTTGCTGCGCAGCAAAGTGACTGAGGAAGAAATCGCGGAAGTCGTGTCGAAGTGGACCGGTATTCCTGTGTCGAAAATGCTCGAAGGCGAGCGCGACAAACTGATGAAGATGGAAAGCCTGTTGCACCAGCGTGTAATTGGCCAGGACGAGGCAGTGGTCGCGGTTTCCAACGCGGTGCGGCGCTCCCGTGCCGGGTTGTCCGACCCGAATCGGCCGAGCGGCTCGTTCATGTTCCTCGGCCCGACCGGTGTCGGTAAAACCGAGTTGTGCAAAGCGTTGGCCGAATTCCTCTTCGATACTGAAGAGGCAATGGTGCGCATCGACATGTCCGAGTTCATGGAGAAACATTCCGTGGCTCGCTTGATTGGCGCGCCACCGGGATACGTAGGTTATGAAGAGGGCGGTTACCTGACCGAGGCGGTGCGTCGCAAACCTTACTCGGTGATCTTGCTGGACGAGGTCGAGAAGGCGCACCCGGATGTGTTCAACATCTTGCTGCAAGTGCTGGAAGATGGCCGTCTGACCGACAGCCATGGCCGCACGGTGGATTTCAAGAACACCGTGATCGTCATGACTTCCAACCTGGGCTCGGTGCAAATCCAGGAGCTGGTGGGTGATCGTGAAGCGCAACGTGCAGCGGTAATGGACGCGATTTCCTCGCACTTCCGGCCGGAGTTCATCAACCGGGTCGACGAAGTGGTGATCTTCGAGCCATTGGCGCGGGATCAGATCGCTGGCATTACCGAGATCCAGTTGGGTCGTCTGCGCAGTCGCTTGACCGAGCGCGAGCTGACGCTGGAACTCAGCCCTGAGGCCATGGATAAGCTGATCGCAGTAGGTTATGACCCGGTGTACGGCGCACGTCCGCTGAAACGTGCGATCCAGCGCTGGATCGAAAACCCGCTGGCACAGCTGATTTTGTCGGGACGTTTCATGCCCGGTGATACCGCCAAAGGGGTAGTGGAGAACGACGAAATCGTCTTCGTCTGA
- a CDS encoding methyl-accepting chemotaxis protein: MFLRQLNIAPRAALGFALIAVLVALLGIFALGQMSSIRESEVAVEKQWLPSIRGGDEIRELMLRIRTISLRMALDQDPKNIPVYRSQMDTRDKELSEKIASYDKLVDTAEGQALYDQFKTTFAAYRSGIAQSFTLAEQGHRDELTKLLLVDMKTVVDGSGKQLNDLADLFAKQVATESQKSAAHYETSRTIVSLFIALAALATVGLAMLLTRSIVRPLSEAVSAAEHVAQGDLTRPIETHGNDEVSRLLKALATMQQNLRETLQGISGSATQLATAADELNAVTLDSTQGLQQQNKEIEQAATAVNEMTTAVEEVACNAVSTSDATRQSSESAHLGQERVSETASAISSLANDVQSTGELVQSLADQSQDIGKVLDVIRAIAEQTNLLALNAAIEAARAGESGRGFAVVADEVRALAYRTQQSTQEIEQMVQGMRNGSSLAVDAMNASASRAASTLVLAERAGEALQTITASVHEIHERNLVIASAAEEQAQVAREVDRNLVNIRDLSVRSAAGADQTSASSHELSQLANALQGMVRRFRV; the protein is encoded by the coding sequence ATGTTTCTTCGCCAGTTGAATATTGCCCCCCGTGCCGCACTGGGGTTTGCCTTGATCGCAGTGCTCGTCGCGTTGCTCGGGATTTTTGCCCTGGGGCAAATGTCGAGTATCCGCGAGAGCGAGGTGGCGGTGGAGAAGCAATGGCTGCCAAGCATTCGCGGCGGTGACGAGATCCGCGAGTTGATGTTGCGCATCCGCACCATTTCCTTGCGGATGGCTCTGGATCAGGATCCGAAAAACATCCCGGTTTACCGTAGCCAGATGGACACCCGCGATAAAGAGCTGAGCGAGAAGATTGCCTCTTACGACAAGCTTGTGGACACCGCCGAAGGTCAGGCCTTGTACGACCAATTCAAAACCACCTTCGCCGCCTATCGCTCCGGTATCGCCCAGTCGTTCACCTTGGCCGAGCAAGGTCACCGAGACGAATTGACCAAACTGCTGCTGGTCGACATGAAGACCGTGGTCGATGGATCGGGCAAACAGCTCAACGATTTGGCCGACCTGTTCGCCAAGCAGGTCGCCACGGAAAGTCAGAAATCCGCAGCTCACTACGAAACATCGCGGACGATCGTCAGCCTGTTTATCGCGCTTGCCGCGTTGGCGACCGTCGGCCTGGCCATGTTGCTGACCCGCAGCATCGTCAGACCTCTGAGCGAAGCCGTGAGCGCCGCAGAGCATGTGGCGCAAGGTGATCTGACTCGCCCGATCGAAACCCATGGCAATGACGAAGTCAGCCGTTTGCTCAAGGCCTTGGCGACTATGCAGCAAAACCTGCGAGAAACCCTGCAAGGCATCAGTGGTTCGGCCACGCAATTGGCCACGGCAGCCGATGAGTTGAACGCGGTCACCCTCGACAGTACCCAAGGCCTGCAGCAACAGAACAAAGAGATTGAGCAGGCCGCGACGGCGGTCAATGAAATGACGACGGCTGTAGAAGAGGTCGCATGCAACGCGGTGTCCACTTCTGACGCAACCCGTCAGTCCAGTGAATCGGCGCATCTGGGGCAGGAGCGGGTCAGCGAAACTGCCAGCGCCATTAGCTCGCTGGCCAATGATGTGCAGAGCACGGGCGAATTGGTGCAGTCCCTGGCCGATCAGTCCCAGGATATTGGCAAGGTGCTGGATGTGATTCGTGCCATTGCCGAGCAAACCAACTTGCTGGCGCTCAATGCGGCGATTGAGGCGGCTCGTGCGGGGGAGAGCGGTCGTGGATTCGCGGTGGTGGCCGATGAAGTGCGTGCGCTGGCCTATCGGACCCAGCAATCGACCCAGGAAATCGAGCAAATGGTGCAAGGCATGCGCAATGGCTCGAGCCTGGCCGTGGATGCCATGAACGCCAGTGCCTCCCGTGCTGCCAGCACGCTGGTCCTGGCCGAGCGGGCAGGTGAGGCGCTGCAAACCATCACCGCGTCGGTCCATGAAATTCATGAGCGCAACCTGGTGATCGCCAGCGCGGCTGAAGAACAGGCGCAAGTGGCGCGTGAGGTCGATCGCAACCTGGTGAATATTCGTGATCTGTCAGTGCGTTCGGCTGCCGGAGCAGATCAGACCAGCGCGTCGAGCCATGAATTGTCGCAGTTGGCGAATGCCCTGCAGGGGATGGTGCGGCGTTTTCGGGTGTAA